One Urocitellus parryii isolate mUroPar1 chromosome 8, mUroPar1.hap1, whole genome shotgun sequence DNA window includes the following coding sequences:
- the LOC113200102 gene encoding olfactory receptor 2B11-like — MTIVNESHHEEFILLGFADLPWLELPLFIILLITYPLALMGNIAIILVSKLDPRLHSPMYFFLTNLSFLDMCYTTSIVPQMLFNLGSSTKTISYIGCIIQLYIFHIMGGTECLLLAIMSFDRYVAICRPLHYTLIMNQRTCILLVSIMWMTGVIFAFSEATLTLQLPLCGVNKLDHLLCEIPVLIKTACGEKEANELALSVVCIFILAVPLCLILASYASIGRAVFKIKSSEGRKKAFGTCSSHLIVVSLFYGPAISMYLQPSSSITREQPKFMALFYAVMTPTLNPFIYTLRNKDVKGALGNLVRNICKCK; from the coding sequence ATGACAATAGTTAATGAAAGTCATCATGAAGAGTTCATCCTACTAGGCTTTGCAGACCTACCTTGGCTAGAGCTTCCTCTATTCATTATTCTTCTCATAACATATCCCCTGGCCTTGATGGGAAACATTGCTATCATTCTGGTTTCCAAATTAGATCCTCGTCTCCACAgccccatgtatttcttcctcacCAACCTCTCCTTTCTAGACATGTGTTATACCACAAGCATTGTGCCTCAGATGCTATTTAATCTGGGAAGCTCTACGAAGACCATTAGCTATATTGGGTGTATAATTCAGCTTTATATCTTCCATATAATGGGGGGCACAGAATGTCTGCTCTTGGCTATTATGTCCtttgaccgctatgtggccatctgcagaCCTCTGCACTACACCCTCATCATGAATCAACGCACTTGCATCTTGCTAGTATCCATTATGTGGATGACTGGAGTGATCTTTGCTTTCTCAGAAGCCACTCTTACATTACAATTGCCATTGTGTGGTGTCAATAAACTGGATCACTTGTTGTGTGAAATTCCAGTTCTGATAAAGACCGCCTGTGGTGAAAAGGAGGCTAATGAGCTTGCACTGTCTGTggtgtgtatttttatattagcTGTTCCTCTATGTTTAATCCTTGCCTCCTATGCTAGTATTGGACGTGCTGTATTTAAGATTAAATCTtctgagggaaggaagaaggccTTTGGTACATGTTCCTCTCATCTCATTGTAGTTTCCTTATTTTATGGTCCAGCCATTAGCATGTATCTTCAGCCTTCCTCCTCTATCACAAGGGAGCAGCCCAAGTTCATGGCTCTCTTCTATGCAGTAATGACACCAACACTAAACCCCTTCATCTATACCCTAAGGAATAAGGATGTAAAAGGGGCCTTAGGGAACCTAGTGAGGAACATttgcaaatgcaaataa